From a single Sander vitreus isolate 19-12246 chromosome 4, sanVit1, whole genome shotgun sequence genomic region:
- the LOC144517014 gene encoding alpha-1,3-galactosyltransferase 2-like: MGHVQKTKSVLKCLLYIPFTVCAFYFLSPSLRFLIGYLPMDKCSLESAKMLSLDNSVDASLDLWSRPDVQTCTSWKAPIIWEGMFDPDLYDQMHKTKGSSVALTVFAVGRYLDAYLKNFLNSSEHHFMLGLPVTYYVFTDVPEKVPDIKLPPQRSIKVIKVEKHSRWQDISMIRMKTISDVIESDIRHHCTHVFCFDVDQVFTGRFGSEALGDSVALLHAHYYHLPQKLFTYDRNPKSKAYMQTGDFYYHAAIFGGLWKSVKALTEACYQSIMEDKQNNVEALWHDESHLNKYMWLHKPSKVLSPEYCWDTSIGYRSDIRVTRLLWAQKHYDTLRTP, from the exons ATGGG acATGTTCAGAAGACAAAGagtgttttgaaatgtctgCTTTACATCCCTTTTACGGTCTGTGCTTTCTACTTTTTATCTCCGTCTTTGAG ATTTTTAATAGGCTACCTTCCTATGGACAAATGCTCTTTGGAAAGTGCAAAGATGCTGTCTCTGGACAACAGTGTGGACGCCAGCCTCGACCTTTG GTCCAGACCTGATGTGCAAACGTGTACATCTTGGAAAGCTCCCATCATCTGGGAAGGGATGTTTGACCCTGACCTTTACGATCAGATGCACAAGACTAAAGGATCCTCAGTGGCTCTTACAGTGTTTGCCGTGGGCAG GTACCTGGATGCTTACCTTAAGAACTTCCTGAACTCATCAGAGCATCACTTTATGTTGGGTTTGCCCGTAACGTATTATGTGTTTACGGACGTGCCAGAAAAGGTGCCAGACATCAAGCTTCCTCCTCAGCGAAGCATAAAGGTTATCAAAGTAGAGAAGCACTCTAGGTGGCAGGATATCTCTATGATACGAATGAAGACCATATCAGATGTCATAGAGTCGGATATTCGCCACCACTGCACGCACGTCTTCTGCTTTGATGTGGATCAGGTATTTACTGGGAGATTTGGCTCTGAGGCTCTGGGAGATTCTGTGGCTCTGCTTCACGCCCACTACTACCACCTTCCACAGAAGTTGTTTACCTACGATCGAAACCCAAAGTCCAAGGCATATATGCAAACTGGGGATTTCTACTACCACGCTGCCATCTTTGGAGGCTTGTGGAAGAGTGTAAAAGCGTTGACTGAGGCCTGCTATCAGAGTATCATGGAGGATAAACAGAATAATGTGGAGGCTCTGTGGCACGATGAAAGCCATCTCAACAAGTACATGTGGCTTCACAAACCGAGCAAGGTGCTCTCACCAGAGTACTGCTGGGACACCAGTATCGGCTACAGGAGTGACATACGAGTCACACGTCTACTGTGGGCACAAAAACATTATGATACACTTCGCACACCTTAG